CTTTACAATGGTCGTGTCGTCGCTGAGCCGGATGAGGCAGCGAAGGCCATGATGGCGTTGCAGCTCCCCGAGGCCTCCAAGCAGATGACTGGCGCGGTCAAGGAGCTGGTGAAGCGGTCTGGGCGCGATGGAGTCGGAGTCGTTGGTTTCTGTATGGGAGGCGGTCTCGCGTATCTCTTGGCCGCCGACCAGCCCGAGCTGGTGAAGGCATTGGTGCCGTTTTATGGTGTCATTCCATGGCCGAATGCGGAGCCCGATTACGCGCGAATCCAGGCACCAATCCAAGGACATTACGCCGAGCACGACGACCCATCATCGCCGGAGGTCGTTCGACAGCTCGAAGAGCGTTTACGCTCGATGGGCAAGTCAGTCGAATTCTTCATCTATCCCGGTACC
The Ferrimicrobium sp. genome window above contains:
- a CDS encoding dienelactone hydrolase family protein, whose protein sequence is MGEMISFPSNGHEATGYLATPETVSGPGVIVIQEWWGINNHIKDVCDRFAAQGFVALAPDLYNGRVVAEPDEAAKAMMALQLPEASKQMTGAVKELVKRSGRDGVGVVGFCMGGGLAYLLAADQPELVKALVPFYGVIPWPNAEPDYARIQAPIQGHYAEHDDPSSPEVVRQLEERLRSMGKSVEFFIYPGTEHAFFNDDRPEVYHAQSAMQAWDRATQFLRDALGS